In Pseudomonas coleopterorum, the genomic window GAGACCCGCATCAATCCACCCGCCAACGCCGGTAACGTTCGTCTCCTTCCCCTCAAACGGACCCGTTGGGTACTGCTTGCGGTGCTGGTGGTGTCCGTCTACGTCGCGCTGACCTGGGGGCGCGGAGCGGACGGCTGGTATTTCAGCAGCGGCGCGGCATTCGATGCGCTGCTGCCCTGGCGCGCGCCCAGGGTGGCCGCCGCGTTCGCCGCTGGCGTGCTGCTGGCCCTGGCCGGCACCCTGATGCAACGCATGACCGGCAACCCGATGGCCAGCCCGGAAATGCTCGGTGTCAGTTCCGGCGCGGCGTTGGGCGGCATTCTGGTGCTGGTCATCATCCCCGGCTTCAACCCCTGGGTGCTGCTGGCCGCGGCCATCGCTGGCGCCCTGATCGCGTTGCTGGCCATCGTCGCGCTGAGCTGGCGCAGCGCCTTCGCGCCGGACCGCATGCTGCTCACCGGCGTCGCACTGAGCACCCTGCTCAATGCGTTCGCCGCCTTGTTCATGATCAGCGGCGATTCCCGGGTGCTGCTCATGCTCAGTTGGATGACCGGCTCGACCTATCGCATCGACGCCGGCCAGGCGCTGGTCGTCAGTGCCCTGGCGGTGCTGTTCCTGCTGGTCACGCCGCTGTGCAACCGCTGGCTGGCGATCATGCCCCTGGGCGCCGAGCGCACGCGGGCGCTGGGGATATCCCTGGGCGGCAGCCGCCTGGTCCTGCTGTTGCTGACCGCCGTGATGACCGCAGCCGCCACGCTGGCCGTCGGCCCCTTGAGTTTCGTCGGCCTGATCGCGCCCCACATCGCACGGATGCTCGGCGCACGCCGGCCGATCGCGCAATTGCTGCTCTCGGCCATGCTCGGCGGCACGCTGCTGGTGCTGGCCGACTGGCTGGGCCGCAACCTGGTGTTCCCGTGGCAGATCCCGGCCGGGATCTTCGCAACCTTCATCGGCGGGCCGTATTTCATATGGCTCCTGGTGCGCAAGCGCTGAACGGAATCAGCAAGGAAGCAGGTAAAGATGGGAATCAACCTTAAATAATTATGATTCCCATTCGTTACAATTCTACCTAAGCTATGCCCTGGAACCACCCGACCGGTCAGTACCCGGTACGTTCCTGCGCGCTGGCACACGCGAGAAGCCACTCACGGAGAAGCACCATGACCACGCCGAACTTCACCCTGCCCCTGGCCGACGGCCGCCACGTGATCGCCCAGGTGGCGGACGATGGCAACGGCAGTCTGGCAATCGAAGGGATCGAACCGGTGCACTTTTTCCGCCAGGACGGCCATGTGCGGCTGGAGAACCTGCCCGTGGCGTTCCCGGTCAGCGGCCTGCTCGCGCTGCTCGGTCAGGTCTTCTGCAATTCGTCCCGCGTCCCTGGGCTGGAAGTCAGCGCCCCGCTCGCCCTCGACCGCGCGCGCGACGCGGTGCGCGAAGGGGTCTTCGATACCCTCCTGAGCCACGACGGCCGCACCGCACGCCTGGCCTGTGCCCGCAGCAGCTTCTGGCAACACCCGCTGCCCTGGCTCACCACTCCATCGGCCGCCGGCATGCCGCTGCGCTACACGTTCAGCGGCGACAAGCGTCATCCGCAGCGCCCGCCGATCCCGCACGGCGAGGTCTACCGCCGTGAACTGCCGGGCCTGAAGACCACATTCACCCTGCGCACCGTCGACATCGGTCTGGACCTGGAACGCTTCAATCGCTGGATGAACCTGGAGCAGGTCGCGTTCTTCTGGGAGCAGACCGGCACCCCCGAAGAGCACGCCGAGTACCTGCAACAAATTCTCGATGACCCACGGGTGCTGCCGCTGATCGGCAGCTACGACGGCGAGCCGTTCGCCTACTTCGAGATCTACTGGTGCAAGGAAGATCGCATCGCTCCCTATTACGACGTCCAGGACCACGACCGTGGCTGGCACGTGGTGGTCGGCGAGAGCAAGCACCAGAGCGCCGGCAAGCTCAAGGGCTGGTTCCGCTCGCTCATGCACTACATGTTCATTGACGAGCCGCGCACCCAGCGCATCCTCGGCGAACCGCGGATCGACCACACCCGGCAGATCGGCTTCCTCGAATCCCAGGGCTACGGCAGGCTCAAGACCATCACCCTGCCGCACAAGCAAGCCGCCCTGTTGCGCCTGGAGCGCGAGACGTTCTTCGACGAGTACTGCCCGTAACCGCCGCCAATGGGACGCCCGCTGCTTGATGGGGATCATGCAGCGGGCGACATGACTTCAACTCACCAGAAAAACAACACTTCACACTCAGGAGCCGCCATGCCCGCAAAAAAAGTCTTCGTCTACCATCCGCTGACACTGGCGCTGTTGCTCGGTGGCTTGCCACTGAGCACAGCCTACGCCGCCGACAGCGCCAGCACTGCCGCCTCGAGCGGCACCCTGGAACTGCAGGAAACCAATATCGACGCCCGGGTCCTCGAGAACCCGACTGGCCAGATCCAGGGTCCCGTGGCCACGCGCAGCACCAGCGCGAGCAAGACCGATTCGGCGATCAAGGACATTCCGCAGTCGATTTCGGTCGTCACCCGCGACGAGATGGACAACCGCAAGACCGACACCCTGGCCGAGGCCCTGAGCTACACACCAGGTGTGATCGCCCAGCCCGGCGGGTTCAGCCGGGTCGCCGACGACTTCGTGATCCGCGGCTTCAACGTCGGCTCGGGCACGGGCGGCATTCTGCGCGATGGCATGAAACTGCAAGGCAGCGTGTATGACGGCGGCATCGAGCCCTACGGCCTGGAGCGCGTGGAAGTGGTCAAGGGCGCCTCTTCGGTGCTGTACGGCCAACTCTCGCCGGGCGGTCTGATCAACACCATCACCAAACGCCCGACCGACATGCCGCTGCATGAAGTCAACGTCGAGTACGGCAGCCATGCGCGCAAACAGTACAGCTTCGACCTGGGCGGCCCGATCGACGACGCCGGGCAGTTCTCCTATCGTCTCACCGGCCTGTGGCGCGACAGCGACACCCAGACCACCGACGCCGACGACGACCGCCGTTACATCGCCCCCGCCTTCACCTGGCGCCCGAATGACAGCACCTCGCTGACCCTCCTGGCCAACTACCAGGAAACCCGCACCGGCTTCGCACCGCCGCTGGATTTCGACCTGACCACCTCGTCCGGCACCCGCTACCCCAAGGTCGACCGCGACCTGTTCACCGGCGAGCGCGGCTTCGACCACTACAACAACTATTCGACCAGCATCGGCTACCTGTTCGAACACGACTTCACTCCCGACCTGAAAATCCGCCACTCCCTCCGCCACTTCGAGGCGGACCTGAGCTGGGACTACATGCAGGTCGCCGATACCGGCAGCGCCGCCCTGCGCAACCGGGGCCAGTTGGCGCGCCGACCCAGCATCCGCCGCGAACGCTCCGAAGGCTGGACCAGCGACAACAACGTGCAATGGACCCTCAACAGCGGCCGCTGGCAGCACACCCTGCTGGCGGGCGTGGACTACTACCACAAGACCTACGACTCCCATCGCTTCGCCGGCGCCAACTCCATTTTCAACCCGGCCAATCCCGTGTACGGCGTGCCGACCAACGCCACATCCGCCAACACCGGCTCGGACCTGCACAGCGCCCAGGCCGGCGTCTACCTGCAAGACCAGATCAAGTTCGACGACAGGTGGATTCTGCTATTGGGCGGTCGCCAGGACTGGGCCGAAAGCCGCACCTACAACTTCGCCAGCGGCGCCCGCACACCACGCGATGACAAGAAAGCCATCGGCCGTGTCGGCCTCGTCTACCAGGCGGACAACGGCCTGGCCCCGTACATCAGCTGGAGCCAGTCGTTCTTGCCGGCGAACGTCTTCAACGCCAACGCCAACACCTCGTTCGATCCGACCGAGGGCGAGCAGTACGAGATCGGCGTGCGCTACACCCCGCCCGGTACCACGGCCCTGCTGAGCGCTGCGGTCTACGACCTCAAGCAGAAGAACTCGCTGAGCACCGACCTCACCGGCAATACCGTGCAGTTCGGCGAAACCCGCGCGCGGGGCGTGGAGCTTGAGGCCAAAGCGGACATCACCCCGAACCTCAGCGCCACCGCCTCGTACACCTACACCGATGCGAAGATCACCGACGATGCCGTGTCCGCCCGCGTGGGCACGCGCATCGACGGCGTGCCTTATCACATGGCCAACCTGTGGGCCGACTACCGCTTGACCACCCTGGGCCTGCCTCAGGTCGTGGTCGGCGGCGGCGCCCGCTACATGGGCACCAGCCGTACGTCCAGCTCGGACGCCAACGAAAAGGTCTCCGCCTACACCCTGTTCGACGCGAAAGTCACCTATGAAGTCGACAAGAACTGGACCGTAGCCATGAAAGCGCAAAACGTCGCCAACGAGAAGTACCTGTTCTGCAACGTCTCATGCCGCTACGGCGACGAGCGAGCGCTGATCGGGTCGGTCAACTACCGCTGGTAACGGCTGACCAGGCTTACGGCGATCGGCCCCTCTGGCAAGTACCAGATTCATCTGGACCCCAAGGGAGTTGATCGTCGCCAAGACCCGCTTCACCTCGGCCACCTCACATGCTCGGTGTCCCCAAAATGACAACGGCGCGTGACCCTGCCACGCGCCGCGCGGTCACGCGTACTTCCTCAAGCCCCCATCGCTTCACGCAGGCTGGCCGGGCGCATGTCCGTCCAGTTGGCTTCGATCCAGGCCAGGCACTCGGCCTTGGACGCCGCTTCCCTCACCGTTGACCAACCTGCCGGCACGGCCTTGAAATCGGGCCAGATCGAGTACTGCTGCTCGTGATTCATCACTACCAGAAACATCGTGTCTTCGCGGTCGAACGCCATTGCCTTGCCTCCTGAAAATTACCCAACGTGCCTGCGCGTGGCACAGGCCTACCTCTCAGAGACGTTCCACACCCACCCAAAATTAGCCTCCATTTGACGAGCGGGCTAATTCCTTCACGCAATCAAGAAAACCTATGAATAGAACAATTTCTCATTTGACAATGAGAATCAACAACTCTACTTTGAGCGCCGTCACATAAGGACATACTTTCTGTCACTGCCCGCCGCAGGTATCAACATGCAGGATTCACGTAGCACGGATAACTCACTCCACGACCTCCCCTCGCTGCTGCAGACACTCATTTCGCACCGCCAGGGCCTGATCAAAATCGCCGCGCAAATCACCGGATGCCGCAGCCACGCCGAAGATGTCGTCCAGGATGCCTATCTGCGAGTGCGCAGAATGAAAGCCGGCATGCTGCCCTTCAACGCCCAGCTCAATTACATCTTCCGCATCGTGCGCAACCTGGCCATCG contains:
- the fhuB gene encoding Fe(3+)-hydroxamate ABC transporter permease FhuB, which produces MPDSPSRLRRQPAWLALGLLLIALALSVQQASSLLAHGSWDHVFGSVIPDDFSALLVRYSYLPRLVVSLVVGAALALAGVIFQQVLRNPIAEPTTLGVASGAHLALAACAIYAPSLLDGGQEGVALIGAGLGMLAVLGLAWSRRMSPVALILSGLIVNLYCATLSTLLVLANHEVLNNLFIWQSGSLNQNSWQDVYHLAPRLAAVAVLAALLARPLEVLGLNDATAGSLGLSPGRMRLLALSVAVALSASTIASVGVIGFLGLAGPALARLAGARTLRQRLIWAPVFGALLLVLADQLVQASARVLGAEMPTGIFTAFLGAPLLLVLLSRLHETRINPPANAGNVRLLPLKRTRWVLLAVLVVSVYVALTWGRGADGWYFSSGAAFDALLPWRAPRVAAAFAAGVLLALAGTLMQRMTGNPMASPEMLGVSSGAALGGILVLVIIPGFNPWVLLAAAIAGALIALLAIVALSWRSAFAPDRMLLTGVALSTLLNAFAALFMISGDSRVLLMLSWMTGSTYRIDAGQALVVSALAVLFLLVTPLCNRWLAIMPLGAERTRALGISLGGSRLVLLLLTAVMTAAATLAVGPLSFVGLIAPHIARMLGARRPIAQLLLSAMLGGTLLVLADWLGRNLVFPWQIPAGIFATFIGGPYFIWLLVRKR
- a CDS encoding GNAT family N-acetyltransferase, giving the protein MTTPNFTLPLADGRHVIAQVADDGNGSLAIEGIEPVHFFRQDGHVRLENLPVAFPVSGLLALLGQVFCNSSRVPGLEVSAPLALDRARDAVREGVFDTLLSHDGRTARLACARSSFWQHPLPWLTTPSAAGMPLRYTFSGDKRHPQRPPIPHGEVYRRELPGLKTTFTLRTVDIGLDLERFNRWMNLEQVAFFWEQTGTPEEHAEYLQQILDDPRVLPLIGSYDGEPFAYFEIYWCKEDRIAPYYDVQDHDRGWHVVVGESKHQSAGKLKGWFRSLMHYMFIDEPRTQRILGEPRIDHTRQIGFLESQGYGRLKTITLPHKQAALLRLERETFFDEYCP
- a CDS encoding TonB-dependent siderophore receptor produces the protein MPAKKVFVYHPLTLALLLGGLPLSTAYAADSASTAASSGTLELQETNIDARVLENPTGQIQGPVATRSTSASKTDSAIKDIPQSISVVTRDEMDNRKTDTLAEALSYTPGVIAQPGGFSRVADDFVIRGFNVGSGTGGILRDGMKLQGSVYDGGIEPYGLERVEVVKGASSVLYGQLSPGGLINTITKRPTDMPLHEVNVEYGSHARKQYSFDLGGPIDDAGQFSYRLTGLWRDSDTQTTDADDDRRYIAPAFTWRPNDSTSLTLLANYQETRTGFAPPLDFDLTTSSGTRYPKVDRDLFTGERGFDHYNNYSTSIGYLFEHDFTPDLKIRHSLRHFEADLSWDYMQVADTGSAALRNRGQLARRPSIRRERSEGWTSDNNVQWTLNSGRWQHTLLAGVDYYHKTYDSHRFAGANSIFNPANPVYGVPTNATSANTGSDLHSAQAGVYLQDQIKFDDRWILLLGGRQDWAESRTYNFASGARTPRDDKKAIGRVGLVYQADNGLAPYISWSQSFLPANVFNANANTSFDPTEGEQYEIGVRYTPPGTTALLSAAVYDLKQKNSLSTDLTGNTVQFGETRARGVELEAKADITPNLSATASYTYTDAKITDDAVSARVGTRIDGVPYHMANLWADYRLTTLGLPQVVVGGGARYMGTSRTSSSDANEKVSAYTLFDAKVTYEVDKNWTVAMKAQNVANEKYLFCNVSCRYGDERALIGSVNYRW
- a CDS encoding MbtH family protein — encoded protein: MAFDREDTMFLVVMNHEQQYSIWPDFKAVPAGWSTVREAASKAECLAWIEANWTDMRPASLREAMGA